The Rhea pennata isolate bPtePen1 chromosome 5, bPtePen1.pri, whole genome shotgun sequence nucleotide sequence ATGGCAACTCTCTGCCCAAGTCAGCATGAGGCAGATGGGCAGGAGCACCTGCAAGGTCTTAAGGCAGCCGGGGTCAACCAGGCACGTGTGTGCCTGCCctcccagctgcaggctgcacTGCTGCTCGCTGTGACCAGGCAGAGGAAGGTTGGAGTGAGTGACGGAGCCTTTAGGCAGCATTTGCGAATAGCGGCTTGTGAGCCATGGCCATAATAAAGGCAACGGAGCCACACTTTGCAAGAGCAACAGCTGCTACAATGGGGGCTACAGTCATGAGTTATGGCCTGGGAGTTCCAGGACAAGCTTTAGGATAAAAATCCTTCCCCTGGGGgactgtgcagccctgggacaGGGCATAAAGAGCCTGGATTTCCATGGAGAAGCTGAAGGTTTCCAAATGGTAGCCAGGCAAAGCCACGGTGACCCTGATCCTGTGCTGGGATGGGCCTACTCCAAAGCGAGGCTGGACCAAGAGCCCTCTGGCAGTCCCTTCCCACCAGTGCTACCACGATTTTACACCTGCAGCCGAtatttgcagaaaggaaggCCCAGTGAGCACAGCAGTGTTTATTGAGAAACACCAGTGAGGGAGTACAGTCCCACTACCCCACGAACAGCTGCAGGGAGCCACTCGCGCAAGACAAATGCCCACTAGCGGGAAAAGGCAGGGCCATGGGTGTCAGTGGTCCTGTGTGTCTGCAGGCAGGGGTGCTCCAGAAGGAACTCAGCCTGGACTCCTCCCAGTCTACACCAGTTTGTCCTTAAGCTGATGCCACTCGAGCTTTGGCCTCCTCGTAGCGTCGcatcctctcctccagctctggGCGGAAGTGACGGATGAGACCCTGCGTAGACCAAACAAGCAGAGTCAGTTAGGCAGTATAACACCACAGTCCCCCAACATCCTGCTCCTGgggccagccccagcccaaaTCCCTTACCTGCACGGGCCAGGCAGCCCCATCACCCAGTGCGCAAATGGTATGGCCCTCGATCTGCTTGCTGATCTCCCACAGCGCATCGATCTCTGCTACCTGGGCGTTGCCCTGCACGAACCGTGCCATAACTTTGTTCATCCAGTCAACTCCtgtggagagagaaaagctgtaaTGAACCTGtggcacagccactgcccagtGGCCTCACCGCTTCGTACAGCCCTGTGCTCACCTTCTCGGCACGGGGTACATTGTCCGCAGCTCTCGTGCTTGTAAAACTCAATGAGGCGGGCGATAGCTTTAATAATGTCAGTCtaggggaggaaggagcagacGCTGAGCACCTTTCCTAGTCCTGCTGGGGCACACAGAGGACCAGTGAGGGAAACTGTCCCTTACCGATTTGTCCATGACAATGACAGCAGCTGTGCCAAGCCCACTCTGCACCTGCACCAGGGAATCGAAGTCCATCAGCACAGTCTCACACACCGACTTGGGGAGGAGTGGCGTTGAGGAGCCTCCCGGAATCACAGCCAGCAGGTTGTCCCAACCCCCACGGACACCCCctggcagagaaggagacaggcTGAGGCCAGTTGACAGCCAGCCCTGTGCCCCTCCATAGGCCAGCCTGTTGCACCTTACCTGCATGCTTCTCAATGAGCTCCTTCAAGGGCACTGACATCTCCTCCTCCACTGTGCAGGGGTTGTTGACATGGCCAGAGATATTGAAGAGCTTCGTGCCAGAGTTGCGTTCACGCCCAAAGCTAGCAAACCAGGCCCCTCCTCGACGGCAGATGGTGGGGGACACTGCCACCGTCTCCACGTTAGCCACCGTGGTGGGACACCCAAACACACCTGGAAGCAGCAAAAGCTCGTAAAGGCTGCATCTGCTCAGAGCGCATCAGCTGTTTCGTTCCTGCTACAGGAACAACCATTTTTGGCCATGATCATGGTTGTTTCCTCCAGCCCCTTTTCTCTCAATCAATCAGCATCAATTgcttagaaatgttttcatgcTGCCGAGGACTACAGGAGGTCTCTGTGGTGCggtgggagaagggagaaacGTCCCATGCTCACTAGCTCTCAGGGCAGAGGAAGGGGAACGGGGCTGGGAACATACCCACATCTGCAGGGAAGGGCGGCTTCAGGCGCGGCTTGCCCTGCTTGCCCTCAATAGATTCGATTAGGGCAGTTTCCTCCCCGCAGATGTAGGCCCCAGCGCCTCGCACCACGAACACGTCGAAAGCGTAGCCTGAGCCGCAGGCATCCTTCCCCAGCAGCCCAGCCTCGTAGGCCTCTCTGATGGCCACCTGCGGATAAGATGGTCAACAGGGCACTCTCCCTGGTGCCCGCCACTGTGCTCCATGCCCACTGCTGCATCTTGCCGCTCACTTGCAGGTTGGAGGCTTCATTATAGAATTCACCACGGATGTAGATATAGGCAGCTCGGGCCCCCATGGCTCGCCCTGCCACGAGGCAACCCTCCACCAGCTTGTGCGGGTCGTGCCGCATGATCTCACGGTCCTTGCAAGTGCCTGGCTCCCCCTCATCTGCGTTCACGACCAGGTACTTGGGTCTGCAAGGGATGCACCATTACACACTCCTCTCCCTGCCAGCGCCCCCCACAGGCTTCGTTCCCTTCCCCGCTGGGAGCAGGCAGCCCAGCCTGACCTCACCTGCCGTCGGGGGGCTTGTTCATGAAGCTCCACTTGAGGCCAGTGGGGAAGCCAGCCCCACCGCGACCCCGCAGTCCCGACACCTTGATCTCGTTGAGGATCCAGTCCACCCCCTTGAGCAGGATCTCTTTGGTCTTGTACCAGTCACCGCGGCTCAGGGCGCCCCGCAGCCTGCAGCAACAGCGCAACGGCCCGTGGCACGGCGGCGCCTCGGGCCGCCCCCTCGAGCCGCCCCCCCCGGGCCTCCGGCGCTCACCTCCAGTCGTGCCGCCCGTAGAGGTTGGTGAAGATCCGGTCCTCGTCCCGCAGCGACCCGAACTGCGTCTTCTTGGGCGCCGTCTGCGGAGAGGCATTACTTCAGCACCAGCaccggcccgccccgcccccgcctccccccgggTCCCGCTCACCGAGTAGGCGGCGGCAGCAGGGAGGTGCCGCAGCGCCAGAAGCTGCCGGGCGGCCATGGCGGTGCTCAGCCGCCCGTCACCTTCAGCCGCCCCCGCCCGTTAATcgccgctcggcgccgccgTGACGTCCTCGGCGCCGCCGTGACGTCGCCGGTGCGCGCGCGAGGCGGAGGCGGAGGCGggggccccggccgggcccgcgtCCGTGCTCAGGGCGCCCCTgtcggcggggcgggggccccggccgggcccgcgtCCGTGCTCGGCGCGCCCCTgtcggcggggcgggggccccggccgggcccgcctCCATCCCCACAACCCTCCCGTCAGGGCTGGGTTGCCTCAGTCCGTCCCTGCACCCCCCCGTCGGGGCAGTGCTGTCCCTGTCCCCACAGCCCTCCTGTTGGGCCAGCGCTGTCCCTGGGCCGGGCCCACATCTGTCCCTGTAACCTTCCTGTCAGGGCGGCGTTGCGCTCATCCGTCCCAGCAACCTGGCAGctggggccgcgctgccccccgcctcTCTCCCCACTTTGTCCCACCTGCGCTCCGGTTTCGGGCTGCCGGGGATCGCGTCGCCCGGTGTCATTGTTGCAGTGAGCGGAGACAGGTCCGGGTCGTGTGTCTGCCCTGCTGGATCTGGTTTCCCTCCCACCCCCGCTGCAATCTCACTCCTGGGAATGGGGGAATCGGATTCGGGGCAGGCGGTGGCGGAGGTCTGGGCTGGCGTCGTGCAGGACGGGAGCAGGGAGTGGAGGGCTGGCAAAGGGGGCAGAAGGCGAGAAGGGCTGTGCGGCAGGACACGCTGGCCAAggcatgttctttttcttccgGGGACCGCGGCGGCTGAGCGGTGAAAGCCCCACAGCCTGCGCCGTGTTGCCTGCCTCCCAGGGTGCATCCAGCTGGCGCAAGAATGCGGGGCATAGGGCCAGCAAGAGGGGTGGCCATGGCCAGACCCCACGGCCTAGAGGACAGAAGATCTGCCCCCGTGCTGCCACCAGCATCCAGCACAACATGTCACTGAGCAAGTGCGGCTCGTTTCCCAAGGATCATCCTTTGGCCACCAAGGATGTGAGGCTCGAAGTGCCCTCTGCCTCTGGGCAGGTAACCCCTAGCAGGGTAAGCAGCCTGGGGCGCGGGCCAGGGGAGGGACAGGGTACCTGGCTGGGGAAAAAGAGCAGCATGGCAGGGACAGAGGGCAAAGCGAATCAAGCAGGGGGTGCAGTGCTGAAAACCGAGGCCCACTCCCAGTTTTGGGGGCTGCCAAGTACCCCCATGCACTGGCATCACTTGCAGGGCACCGTGTTCCCCCCCTGGCTCCCTAATCCCATCCAGTGGGGCATCTCCTCCATGCATGATGTGGCCTGAGCCTGCTCAGGGGGTGGCACTGCCCACAGGGGAGCTGACCAGCAAACGAGGGAGAGATTTCACCATCGCCATCACTGCCACAGGAAATTAGGGCTGCGTGCCAATGAGGGGAGCGAAGGGGACTGGGGCAGGGGGTCTGGGGTGTGCTGGCAGTGAGGGGGGGCAGGTCATCCCTGCAGGCAGGGGCCTGGGCGGGAGGGGAACAGCTGGGTGGCTCCCCACATCTGGAGCGGCATGACTGAGTGGAGAATAATCCTGAGGATtatgtgtgagtgtgtgagTGCGCGCGGGTGCGTGTTTTCCCCACCCCCCTGCCTGCCCTGCATATCCAGAGATATTCAATAAAAACCTCAAATCCCCACGCAGCCACTGTTACTATAAAAAAACCAGTCCTGGCTTGTCCTGGCCAGAGTGCCAGCCCCAAGGACTGCGCCAGCCATCACCCTGGGGCCAGGCATGCCCTGTGGCACGGGGGGTGCCGCCAGCCATGGGCAACTGCACCAAGACCCCTGAGAGGAGGCTCTCAAAGGTAAGGCCTGGCTGAGTGCGTGGggaggccccgccgcgctctGGCCTCATCCCATCCTTGCCAGGGCTTGTGCACCAGCCCAAAGGAGCGGGCAGGATGGGACAGGGAGCCCTGAGGGGAATTGCTCGGGTGCTGGTAGGAGGTTGGTGAGCCCTGTGCGGAGCCTGTAACGCAGGCATTTCTTGCTGGCCTTGCTCTCTGCAGGAGTCCGTGCGGGGTCAGGGTGCACACTGCCTTCCCAGGGCTGGCTCTAGCCAGCCCCCAGGGAGGCTTTGCC carries:
- the NDUFV1 gene encoding NADH dehydrogenase [ubiquinone] flavoprotein 1, mitochondrial translates to MAARQLLALRHLPAAAAYSTAPKKTQFGSLRDEDRIFTNLYGRHDWRLRGALSRGDWYKTKEILLKGVDWILNEIKVSGLRGRGGAGFPTGLKWSFMNKPPDGRPKYLVVNADEGEPGTCKDREIMRHDPHKLVEGCLVAGRAMGARAAYIYIRGEFYNEASNLQVAIREAYEAGLLGKDACGSGYAFDVFVVRGAGAYICGEETALIESIEGKQGKPRLKPPFPADVGVFGCPTTVANVETVAVSPTICRRGGAWFASFGRERNSGTKLFNISGHVNNPCTVEEEMSVPLKELIEKHAGGVRGGWDNLLAVIPGGSSTPLLPKSVCETVLMDFDSLVQVQSGLGTAAVIVMDKSTDIIKAIARLIEFYKHESCGQCTPCREGVDWMNKVMARFVQGNAQVAEIDALWEISKQIEGHTICALGDGAAWPVQGLIRHFRPELEERMRRYEEAKARVASA